A portion of the Glycine max cultivar Williams 82 chromosome 10, Glycine_max_v4.0, whole genome shotgun sequence genome contains these proteins:
- the LOC100802524 gene encoding nucleolar protein 14: MAKSSKRSVGTSSTDSKKKKKNKRSKKFGPEGVAMKVKANNNNNGTASNPFESIWSRRKFEVLGQKRKGEARRMGLARSLAIQKRNDTLLKEYHQSAKSSLFVDKRIGEKDEALDDFGKAILRSQRERQLNMKLSKKSKYHLSDGEEDDFEGIDSLGRDDFEDEMLPDDVDAETDEKLNLVQRSMQIPGEISADDGEENRHKSKKEVMEEIISKSKFYKAQKAKDKEENENLVEELDKDFTSLVHSEALLSLTEPNKMNALKALVNKSISNEQSNKDCMFATRTMGNSVQEKPDDYDKLVKQMGLEMRARPSDRTKTPEEIAQEEKERLEELEEERQKRMVAAEDSSDEDSEDSEKPSEQKPRSISGDDLGDSFSVNKQIMTKKGWVDEILKRRDEKDSASEDDDGEDSDNLGSSGDADEGSDEDLDEHEKDLSLKDWEQSDDDDIGADLEDEDDSDEDIETASEDLDEVKGLDAAVHIKAKRNASVESVKKDKDSSDAKKIDVGGKQSKELDIPYIIQAPKTFEELCSLVDKHSNDNIILIINRIRKSNPITLAAENRKKMQVFYGVLLQYFAVLANKEPLNVELLNMLVKPLIEMSMEIPYFAAICARRRIETTRKQFIESIKQSESSSWPSSKTLCLLRLWSMIFPCSDFRHPVMTPVILLMCEYLMRCPIVSGRDIAIGSFLCSMLLSVFRQSRKFCPEAIIFLRTSLLAATESKHVSDEDSQLYHLMELKALKPLLCIHEIVNEISPLNFFKIIDMPEDSSFFTSVSFRASVLVAVVETLQGYVNVYEGLSSFPEIFLPILKLLNEIAEQKNMSNALRDKIKDVAELIKLKVDEHHTLRRPLQMRKQKPVPIKLLNPKFEENYVKGRDYDPDRERAELRKLKKHLKREAKGAARELRKDNYFLLEVKEKERSLQEKDRAEKYGRAKAFLQEQEHAFKSGQLGKGRKRRR, encoded by the exons ATGGCGAAATCATCAAAACGCAGCGTCGGAACCAGCAGCACCGactcgaagaagaagaagaagaacaaaaggAGCAAGAAGTTCGGTCCAGAAGGCGTGGCCATGAAAGTGAaagccaacaacaacaacaatggcaCTGCCTCCAATCCCTTCGAGTCGATTTGGTCGCGGAGGAAATTCGAGGTGCTAGGGCAGAAGCGGAAGGGCGAGGCACGGCGCATGGGGCTGGCGCGCTCCCTGGCGATCCAGAAGCGCAACGACACGCTCCTCAAGGAGTACCACCAGAGCGCCAAGTCCTCCCTCTTCGTCGACAAGCGAATCGGGGAGAAAGATGAGGCGCTCGATGACTTCGGGAAAGCCATCTTGCGATCCCAACGCGAACGCCAG CTGAACATGAAGCTGAGCAAGAAAAGCAAGTATCACTTGTCTGATGGAGAGGAAGATGACTTTGAGGGAATTGATTCTCTTGGAAGAGATGATTTTGAGGATGAGATGCTTCCTGACGATGTTGATGCTGAGACTGATG AGAAATTAAATTTGGTTCAGCGGAGCATGCAGATTCCGGGGGAAATTAGTGCGGATGATGGGGAGGAAAAT AGACATAAAAGCAAGAAGGAAGTGATGGAAGAAATTATCTCAAAAAGCAAATTTTACAAG GCTCAAAAGGCGaaagacaaagaagaaaatgaaaacttgGTGGAAGAATTGGACAAggatttcacttccttggttCACTCTGAAGCCTTGTTATCTTTGACTGAACCCAACAAGATGAATGCTTTGAAGGCTCTGGTGAACAAAAGTATTTCAAATGAGCAAAGTAATAAGGACTGCATGTTTGCTACTCGGACAATGGGTAATTCTGTGCAG GAAAAACCTGATGATTATGACAAACTTGTCAAACAAATGGGATTGGAAATGCGTGCTCGCCCTTCAGATAGGACAAAGACACCAGAAGAGATTGCTCAGGAGGAAAAAGAACGTCTAGAGGAATTGGAG GAAGAGCGGCAGAAGAGGATGGTtgctgctgaagattcaagtgatgaAGACAGTGAAGATTCAGAAAAGCCATCTGAACAGAAACCAAGATCTATCTCTGGTGATGATCTTGGTGATTCCTTTTCTGTTAATAAACAAATTATGACCAAGAAGGGTTGGGTTGATGAGATTCTTAAAAGAAGAGATGAGAAAGATTCTGCTAGtgaagatgatgatggtgaagATTCTGACAATTTGGGAAGCTCTGGAGATGCCGATGAAGGATCAGATGAAGATCTTGATGAACATGAGAAGGATctttctttaaaagattgggaacaaagtgatgatgatgatattggTGCAGATttagaagatgaagatgatagtGATGAGGATATAGAAACAGCTTCAGAAGACCTTGATGAGGTAAAAGGATTGGATGCTGCAGTTCAtataaaagcaaaaagaaatgcttctgttgaaagtgtaaaaaaagaTAAGGATTCTTCAGATGCCAAGAAGATAGATGTTGGAGGAAAACAGTCAAAAGAGTTGGACATTCCTTATATAATTCAAGCTCCGAAGACTTTTGAAGAATTATGTTCACTGGTGGATAAACATTCAAATGACAACATTATTTTGATTATCAATCGGATTCGGAAAAGTAATCCAATCACACTCGCAGCAGAAAATCGAAAGAAAATGCAA GTATTCTATGGAGTATTGTTGCAATATTTTGCTGTTTTGGCAAATAAGGAACCTCTTAATGTTGAGCTACTCAATATGCTGGTGAAACCGTTGATAGAGATGAGTATGGAAATCCCATACTTTGCTGCAATATGTGCTCGTCGCAGAATAGAAACTACTAGAAAACAATTCATTGAGAGTATCAAACAATCag AAAGTAGCAGTTGGCCTTCTTCAAAAACGTTGTGCCTCTTGCGTTTGTGGTCCATGATATTTCCATGCTCTGACTTTAGGCATCCAGTTATGACTCCTGTGATATTGTTGATGTGTGAATATCTGATGCGTTGCCCTATAGTATCTGGTCGGGATATTGCCATTGGCTCTTTCTTATGCTCTATGCTTCTCTCA gTATTTAGACAGTCTCGGAAATTCTGTCCCGAAGCAATAATATTTCTTCGAACTTCGCTGTTGGCAGCTACTGAAAGTAAACATGTTTCAGATGAAGATTCCCAG TTATATCATCTTATGGAACTGAAAGCTCTCAAGCCTCTCCTATGCATACACGAGATAGTGAATGAGATTAGTCCTCTGAATTTCTTCAAGATAATAGACATGCCAGAAGACTCTTCTTTCTTCACTTCTGTTAGTTTCAG GGCTAGTGTATTAGTTGCAGTCGTTGAAACTCTACAAGGATACGTTAACGTCTATGAAGGCTTAAGTTCATTTCCTGAAATATTCCTaccaattttgaaattattaaatgaaatagcAGAACAGAAAAATATGTCAAATGCATTACGAGATAAAATTAAAGATGTGGCTGAGCTCATTAAGTTGAAAGTGGACGAGCATCACACTTTGAGGCGACCACTTCAAATGCGGAAACAAAAGCCAGTACCAATCAAATTACTGAATCCCAAGTTTGAGGAGAA CTATGTCAAGGGCAGAGACTATGATCCTGACCGTGAACGAGCTGAACTGAGAAAATTGAAGAAACATTTGAAGCGTGAAGCTAAAGGGGCTGCACGAGAATTGCGTAAAGACAACTACTTCTTGCTGGAGGtgaaggaaaaagagaggtCTTTACAGGAAAAAGATAGAGCAGAGAAGTATGGAAGAGCTAAAGCTTTCCTTCAAGAGCAAGAACATGCCTTCAAATCTGGACAACTAGGAAAAGGTAGGAAGAGGAGGAGATAA
- the LOC100527111 gene encoding uncharacterized protein LOC100527111, whose product MDRVSHRGSRFLLRESPLLEFEFQSIMDPVINWFVSLISCLGTKINPILEKITGHQFNVKTESCDEISMGGGWLLYVAIAVGVALAAIAVVWLLWKLISGVVWLLWKLISGVVLWLGKVIRKIFCCCCKRGRTMKAPGRNIRIYRNVFERSPRNYFRILRSDQRMLLV is encoded by the exons ATGGATCGTGTCAGCCATAG GGGTTCACGCTTTCTTCTCCGTGAGTCTCCGCTATTAGAGTTCGAGTTTCAATCCATCATGGATCCTGTCATCAATTG GTTTGTGTCCCTGATAAGTTGCTTAGGGACAAAGATTAATCCAATACTTGAAAAAATCACAGGGCATCAATTTAACGTTAAGACTGAATCATGTGATGAAATTTCAATGGGTGGAGGATGGTTGTTGTATGTTGCTATTGCTGTTGGTGTGGCACTAGCAGCTATTGCTGTTGTTTGGTTGCTTTGGAAGCTAATTTCTGGAGTTGTTTGGTTGCTTTGGAAGCTGATTTCTGGTGTTGTTTTGTGGCTTGGGAAAGTGATTAGGAAGATTTTCTGCTGTTGTTGTAAAAGAGGGAGGACAATGAAGGCTCCAGGGAGGAACATTCGCATTTACAGAAATGTCTTTGAACGTAGCCCTAGAAACTACTTTCGTATTTTGCGCAGTGATCAGCGTATGCTATTGGTTTGA
- the LOC100812140 gene encoding probable steroid-binding protein 3 yields the protein MSLSGIFVNSVLSCRRLPRRGCQLCRESEKQRVTRKVKWFDDQKGVGRVYDVSTGKSFYGPGGPYAMFAGKDTSRALAKMSKNNDDISPSLVDLSNKEIGVLNDWENKFQAKYPVVARVLN from the exons ATGTCCCtcagtggcatttttgtaaatagcG TATTGTCGTGCCGTAGGCTACCCCGCCGTGGTTGCCAGCTGTGTCGTGAGAGTGAGAAGCAGAGGGTAACGAGGAAGGTGAAGTGGTTCGATGACCAGAAGGGAGTGGGTCGTGTCTACGATGTCAGCACTGGAAAATCCTTTTACGGCCCCGGCGGCCCCTACGCCATGTTCGCCGGCAAAGACACCAGCAGAGCCCTGGCGAAGATGAGCAAGAACAACGACGACATCTCCCCCTCCCTCGTTGACCTCTCTAACAAGGAGATCGGCGTTCTCAACGACTGGGAGAACAAATTCCAAGCTAAGTACCCTGTGGTTGCTCGTGTTCTCAATTAA
- the LOC100795087 gene encoding serine/threonine-protein kinase tricornered, with the protein METTRRWFSKFKSNDKMKSEKNKETTGVTKEGSRPPTNEEAPSNVTKQRVEAAKQYIENHYKKQMQSLQERKERRNMLEKKLADAEVSEEEQHNLLQHLEKKEREIMRLQRHKMGADDFEPLTMIGKGAFGEVRICREKATGHVYAMKKLKKSEMLRRGQVEHVKAERNLLAEVDSNCIVKLYCSFQDEEYLYLIMEYLPGGDMMTLLMRKDILTEDEARFYVGETVLAIESIHKHNYIHRDIKPDNLLLDRNGHMKLSDFGLCKPLDCSNLQEKDFSVGMNRSGALQSDGRPVAPKRTQQEQLQHWQKNRRMLAYSTVGTPDYIAPEVLLKKGYGVECDWWSLGAIMYEMLVGYPPFYSDEPMLTCRKIVNWRTTLKFPEEAKLSAEAKDLICRLLCNVEQRLGTKGADEIKAHPWFKGVEWDKLYQMKAAFIPEVNDELDTQNFEKFEEADKQTVPSSKAGPWRKMLPSKDINFVGYTYKNFEIVNDPEIPGIAELKKKSTKPKRPSIKSLFDDESATAANQPVRGSFLNLLPPQMEVPEKSESQ; encoded by the exons ATGGAAACTACAAGACGGTGGTTTAGTAAGTTCAAgtcaaatgataaaatgaagtctGAAAAGAACAAAGAAACTACAGGCGTGACAAAAGAAGGGTCAAGACCCCCAACAAATGAAGAAGCACCTTCAAATGTAACCAAACAGAGGGTTGAAGCTGCAAAGCAGTATATCGAAAATCATTATAAGAAGCAGATGCAAAGCCTGCAGGAGAGGAAGGAAAG ACGTAATATGCTAGAAAAGAAGTTGGCTGATGCTGAAGTCTCTGAGGAAGAACAACACAACttgcttcagcatttggagaaAAAGGAGAGGGAAATCATGCGCCTTCAGAGACATAAGATGGGGGCTGATGACTTTGAGCCCCTGACTATGATTGGGAAGGGTGCATTTGGAGAG GTTAGAATCTGCCGGGAGAAGGCCACTGGCCATGTTTATGCTATGAAGAAGCTTAAGAAATCAGAGATGCTACGAAGAGGCCAG GTTGAACATGTCAAAGCTGAGAGAAATCTACTTGCTGAAGTTGACAGCAATTGCATTGTTAAACTTTATTGTTCCTTTCAAGATGAGGAGTATTTATATCTCATAATGGAGTATCTACCTGGTGGAGATATGATGACATTGCTGATGCGGAAGGATATACTCACAGAAGATGAGGCCAGGTTCTATGTTGGGGAGACTGTCCTAGCCATAGAGTCAATtcataaacataattatattcatAG AGATATCAAGCCTGACAACTTGCTGCTAGATAGAAATGGCCACATGAAATTATCAGATTTTGGATTATGTAAACCGCTAGACTGCAGTAACCTTCAAGAAAAGGACTTCTCTGTTGGAATGAACAGAAGTGGAGCCCTCCAAAGTGATGGGCGTCCTGTGGCTCCTAAACGAACCCAACAGGAACAACTGCAGCATTGGCAGAAAAATCGACGAATGCTT GCCTATTCTACAGTTGGAACACCTGATTATATTGCTCCAGAAGTTCTTCTGAAGAAAGGATATGGCGTGGAATGTGATTG GTGGTCTCTAGGAGCTATAATGTATGAAATGCTTGTGGGGTATCCTCCCTTTTATTCAGACGAACCAATGTTGACTTGTAGAAAG ATAGTAAACTGGAGAACTACTTTAAAGTTTCCAGAAGAAGCTAAACTTTCAGCAGAGGCAAAGGATCTTATTTGTAGACTCCTATGTAATGTGGAGCAGAGGCTTGGAACCAAAGGAGCTGATGAAATAAAG GCTCACCCATGGTTCAAAGGTGTTGAATGGGACAAATTATACCAAATGAAAGCTGCTTTCATACCTGAGGTCAATGATGAATTAGATACTCAAAATTTTGAGAAGTTTGAAGAG GCGGACAAGCAAACTGTACCTTCCTCAAAGGCAGGGCCGTGGAGAAAG ATGCTGCCTTCTAAAGATATTAACTTCGTCGGCTACACATACAAGAATTTTGAAATCGTGAATGATCCTGAAATACCTGGAATTG CTGAATTGAAGAAGAAGAGCACAAAACCTAAAAGACCATCTATTAAGTCACTATTTG ATGATGAATCAGCTACGGCTGCCAATCAACCTGTCAGAGGGAGCTTCTTAAACCTCTTACCTCCTCAAATGGAAGTTCCTGAAAAAAGTGAATCACAATGA